The Flavobacterium commune genome contains the following window.
AAAAATGAAGTAGAAACCATTGTATTAAAAAATGAATATTTCCAAAAAGAGTTGGTCAGCAACGGTAAAATTATAGCAACTCAAAAAAATAGTGTTCAATTTGAGGTCAGTGACAAACTAGAGCATCTGTATGTGAAAAATGGGGATAATGTTCGTAAGGGACAATTACTGGCAACTTTAAACTCATTTAAATACCAACAACGATTAGCACGTGCTGAAATAGAATTAAAAAAAGCCAAATTTCAGTTTGAAGATATGCTGGTAGGGAGAGGGATTTTTACTACCAAGAGAGATAGTATTCCTAAAGCTATTTATGATATGGTAGCCAGTAGAACTGGTTATGATGCTGCATTACTGGAATTAAAAACAGCTCAGTTTGAATTACGATCAACTAAGCTGATAGCTCCGTTTAATGGAAAAGTAGCCAATATTGAGAGTAGAGTTTATGAGAATGTAAATGCCGGAAAAAGTTTTATGACTTTGATAGATGATTCGGTTTTTGAGGTAGAATTTTATTTGATTGAATCTGAAATGAAAGATGTTGCTATTAATAGTAGTGTACAAATAATCCCTTTTGCATTGGGAAAAATCTACAGTGGTCATATTTCTTCAATTAATCCATTAATCGAAAAAAATGGAACAATTTTAGTAAAAGCGGTTGTCAAAAATGATGGCAAACTTACTGAAGGCATGAATGTAAAAGTTCGTATTCAGAAGGAAGTTAAAGGACAATTAGTCGTACCTAAATCGGCAGTAGTTCTACGTGATAATCAAGAAGTATTATTTAAGGTTGTTGATGGTAAAGCTTATTGGACGTATATACAAACTATTTTAGAAAATAGTAGTTCTTATTCAGTAATTGCTCATCCCGATAAAAGCAGTGCTACATTAAATCTAGGAGATACTGTTATCGTTTCCGGGAATTTGAATTTGGCTCATGATAGTGAGGTAGTGCTTAAGCCATAAATTCTATTACGTTTATGCTTTATTAAAAAAGGAAAATTAGATTTTCAATTTTCTTTTTTGCTTGATCAAAAAAGAAACAAAAAAATCAAGTCTTACGCTTTCTCGTCGGTCAAATTAGTTTTCGAATCCTAAAAGAAAAGAACTCGCTACGCTCAAACAGCTTTTCTTTTTACGGATTCTTCAAACATTTGACACTCGACTGCTAAAGCTAAGGACAATTAAAAACAAAAAATCCCATTGACTTAATGATTTTAAATTATTAACTAATTTTTTTTCATTTTATAATAATCTTTTATGGTAAAATTTTTAATCAATAGACCAATTGCTGTTTTAATGACGACGCTTTGTATGCTTATTTTAGGGCTTTATGCGTTTGGATTTATTCCTGTGTCTTTGATGCCCAATATTGATATTCCTGAAATTACAGTGCAAGTTGAAGCTAATAATATGTCGGCAAGGCAGGTAGAAGACGTTATCGTGAAAAATTTACGCTCTAACTTAATGCAGCTAAGTCATCTAAAGGATATTAAAACAGAATCCAGTAATGGGAGTGGTATTATTCGATTGAGTTTTGAACAGGGAACTAAAATTGATTATTCTTTTATTGAGGTCAATGAAAAGATTGATCGGGCTATGGGAAATCTCCCTAAAACAATTAAACGTCCTAAAGTAATCAAGGCTAATATTACGGATGTACCGGTGTTCTATTTAAGCATGACCTTAAAAGATCAGGATAAAAATAAAGGAGTGCCTAGTGTTTCTAATAATGAACTTTATCCCGTTTCTCAACAGTTTGTTGATTTTAGTCGTTTTGCCAATCAGGTCATTCGAAAACGTATTGAGCAGGTTGAAGAGGTTGCCATGGTAGATGTTAGTGGTTTGGTTTTTTCTGAAATACTAATTATTCCTGATTCAGAGAAATTGGATGCATTGGGTATTAGTTTAAATGAATTGGAATCAGCTATTAAAGCTTATGATGTTGAAGTTGGCAGTTTATTAATTAAAGACAATCAATATCAATATAATGTCCGTTTAGGATCTCAGCTAAATACCATTCAGGAAATTGAAACTATTTATATCAAAAAAAATGAG
Protein-coding sequences here:
- a CDS encoding efflux RND transporter periplasmic adaptor subunit; this translates as MTNIINSKKNLIILFYLILVFLFFQSCTKSKAADETTIEKKNYVAEKNEVETIVLKNEYFQKELVSNGKIIATQKNSVQFEVSDKLEHLYVKNGDNVRKGQLLATLNSFKYQQRLARAEIELKKAKFQFEDMLVGRGIFTTKRDSIPKAIYDMVASRTGYDAALLELKTAQFELRSTKLIAPFNGKVANIESRVYENVNAGKSFMTLIDDSVFEVEFYLIESEMKDVAINSSVQIIPFALGKIYSGHISSINPLIEKNGTILVKAVVKNDGKLTEGMNVKVRIQKEVKGQLVVPKSAVVLRDNQEVLFKVVDGKAYWTYIQTILENSSSYSVIAHPDKSSATLNLGDTVIVSGNLNLAHDSEVVLKP